The Algoriphagus sanaruensis genome window below encodes:
- a CDS encoding pyridoxal phosphate-dependent aminotransferase, which translates to MKSILSDRILNMEESATLAMAKKARELKSQGIDIISLSLGEPDFKTPKHIQQAAKDAIDEGKYFAYPPVAGYQDLREAIAKKLRDENSITDAKAENIVVSVGAKHSIANTFMCIINEGDEVVIFSPYWVSYAEIIKLCGGVPVLIEGNLENNFKATAAQLEAAITPKTKAVIYSSPCNPTGSVFSKEELVAIADVVKKHENLVVIADEIYELINFTGKNFSIGSLPGMFERTVTVNGFSKGYAMTGWRVGYICAPLEIAKAVEKMQGQFTSGNTGIAQRAALAGIAGDQTPSQEMAAEYLKRRDLVLGLLRDIPGIKTHVPEGAFYFFPDVTAFFGKSAKGHQVANADDLCLYLLAEANVSLVTGSAFGAPNCVRISYAASEAELVEAMKRIKKALGELA; encoded by the coding sequence ATGAAATCTATTCTATCAGATCGCATTCTAAATATGGAGGAGTCAGCAACCCTCGCAATGGCCAAAAAGGCTCGGGAGCTGAAATCTCAAGGTATTGACATCATCAGCTTGAGCTTGGGTGAGCCGGATTTCAAAACCCCTAAGCATATCCAGCAGGCTGCAAAGGATGCGATTGATGAAGGAAAATATTTCGCTTATCCTCCTGTAGCAGGCTATCAGGATTTGAGAGAGGCTATCGCCAAAAAACTCAGAGACGAAAATAGTATCACTGATGCAAAGGCTGAAAATATCGTGGTTTCAGTAGGTGCTAAGCACTCAATTGCCAATACCTTCATGTGTATCATCAATGAAGGAGATGAAGTGGTGATTTTCTCTCCGTATTGGGTGAGCTATGCTGAAATCATCAAATTGTGCGGAGGCGTTCCTGTATTGATTGAAGGTAATTTAGAAAATAACTTCAAAGCTACTGCTGCTCAATTGGAAGCAGCAATTACTCCAAAAACCAAGGCCGTAATTTATTCCTCACCTTGTAACCCAACTGGCTCCGTATTTTCCAAGGAGGAATTGGTAGCCATTGCAGACGTTGTGAAGAAACATGAAAACCTCGTGGTGATTGCGGATGAGATTTATGAATTGATCAATTTCACAGGTAAAAATTTCAGCATCGGTTCCCTACCGGGAATGTTTGAGCGTACTGTGACCGTTAATGGATTTTCTAAAGGCTATGCGATGACTGGCTGGAGAGTAGGGTATATCTGTGCTCCTTTGGAAATTGCCAAAGCAGTAGAAAAAATGCAAGGCCAATTTACCTCTGGAAATACCGGAATCGCGCAGCGTGCTGCATTGGCAGGTATCGCGGGAGATCAAACTCCTTCTCAGGAAATGGCTGCCGAATACCTCAAGCGAAGAGATTTGGTTCTTGGACTTTTGAGAGATATTCCTGGCATCAAGACGCATGTCCCTGAAGGAGCTTTCTACTTCTTCCCAGATGTTACTGCGTTTTTCGGAAAATCAGCCAAAGGCCACCAAGTAGCTAATGCAGATGATCTTTGCTTGTATCTATTAGCCGAAGCCAATGTTTCTTTGGTGACTGGCTCTGCTTTTGGTGCTCCAAACTGCGTTCGAATTTCCTATGCTGCCTCCGAGGCTGAATTGGTGGAAGCCATGAAGCGAATCAAAAAAGCACTGGGTGAACTAGCCTAA
- a CDS encoding toxin-antitoxin system YwqK family antitoxin: MKQFFLFLLFSVCLVKVGFAQKTDPDKKADPDSTGVVSSALLPTVAPLLLFDESKEKEEKKEKKKKARKNIWFGVKTMKGYTRRTLRGQEYLEFFNYTDAGRNPNPYIRDVYWFDPKERAIRTEGFTQGVGYLLHGPYERLVNETVVESGMFYYGMKHKTWMVFDDQNVLQDKAHFSEGWAKESRISYYEENSKSIEKITPVQYGLEEGNFFHFYPNQQIAVTGEYKFGEKVGVWTEYWDTKNTKAIRKREIQYQEEPYTKNFRPYIRAEWDQDGNLVYRKN, translated from the coding sequence ATGAAGCAATTCTTTCTTTTTCTTCTTTTTAGTGTTTGCCTGGTTAAAGTTGGCTTCGCCCAAAAAACCGATCCCGACAAAAAAGCAGATCCTGATTCTACTGGAGTAGTGTCCTCGGCACTCTTGCCTACAGTTGCGCCCTTGCTTTTGTTTGATGAATCAAAGGAGAAAGAGGAAAAAAAAGAAAAGAAGAAAAAGGCTCGCAAGAACATTTGGTTTGGGGTAAAAACCATGAAGGGATACACCCGACGCACCCTAAGAGGTCAGGAGTATTTGGAATTTTTCAATTATACCGATGCAGGCCGTAATCCAAATCCATATATCCGAGATGTATATTGGTTTGACCCCAAAGAACGAGCAATCCGAACAGAAGGATTCACTCAGGGAGTTGGCTACTTGCTTCATGGCCCCTATGAGCGATTAGTCAATGAGACCGTCGTAGAAAGTGGCATGTTTTATTACGGAATGAAGCACAAAACGTGGATGGTATTTGACGACCAAAATGTTTTGCAGGACAAGGCACATTTCAGTGAAGGCTGGGCCAAGGAATCGCGAATATCCTATTACGAAGAAAACTCTAAGTCCATCGAAAAAATTACGCCTGTTCAGTACGGACTGGAGGAAGGCAATTTTTTTCACTTTTATCCCAATCAGCAAATCGCAGTGACAGGGGAATATAAGTTTGGGGAAAAGGTCGGCGTATGGACCGAATATTGGGACACTAAAAACACCAAGGCAATCCGCAAGCGAGAAATTCAATATCAAGAGGAACCCTATACTAAAAATTTCCGCCCGTATATCCGGGCGGAATGGGATCAAGACGGAAATCTAGTTTATCGAAAAAACTGA
- a CDS encoding YSC84-related protein, producing the protein MKNLILLFALSLFSFAVFAQDDEKDEKIYADSEAAKAAFLKDDPGLADFFADSYGYIILPNVGKGAWGVGAAAGNGVAFENGKHIGYARMTQLTIGFQAGGQAYSEVVFFETKEAFDRFKEGKIEMSAQVSAVAAASGASANAKYNEGVLVFTRTKKGLMYEASVGGQQFKFRAN; encoded by the coding sequence ATGAAAAATCTAATCCTTCTTTTCGCTTTGAGTTTATTTTCTTTTGCCGTTTTTGCTCAAGATGATGAAAAAGACGAAAAAATTTATGCCGATTCAGAAGCGGCAAAAGCAGCATTTTTGAAAGATGACCCAGGACTTGCCGACTTCTTTGCAGATTCCTATGGCTACATCATTTTACCTAATGTAGGTAAAGGGGCCTGGGGAGTAGGAGCTGCAGCAGGAAATGGGGTGGCTTTTGAAAATGGAAAGCATATTGGATATGCACGAATGACTCAGCTGACCATTGGATTTCAGGCAGGTGGTCAAGCGTACTCCGAAGTGGTTTTTTTTGAGACCAAGGAGGCATTTGACCGATTTAAAGAAGGAAAAATAGAAATGTCAGCTCAGGTTTCTGCCGTGGCTGCAGCATCGGGGGCCTCTGCTAATGCAAAATACAATGAAGGAGTTTTGGTCTTTACTCGGACAAAAAAGGGCTTAATGTATGAAGCTTCGGTAGGAGGGCAACAGTTTAAATTTCGAGCTAACTGA
- the lipB gene encoding lipoyl(octanoyl) transferase LipB yields the protein MNQIINKTVEFRDLGRMDYQEAWDYQEKIFAEIVALKIKNRNLPSDQQESTPNYLLFVEHPHVYTLGKSGKQENLLLDEAGLAEHEASYYKINRGGDITYHGPGQLVGYPILDLDNFFTDIHKYLRLLEEAIILTLADYGIEAGRIDGLTGVWLDHVAQKNPRKICAMGVKSSRWVTMHGFAFNLNANVSYFGHIIPCGIDDKAVTSLHLELGRPVDETEAKNKVKKHLAELFEMNLIEVK from the coding sequence ATGAACCAAATTATCAATAAAACAGTAGAATTCCGAGATTTAGGCCGCATGGACTACCAGGAAGCCTGGGATTATCAGGAAAAGATTTTTGCGGAAATCGTGGCCCTGAAAATCAAAAATCGAAACCTTCCTTCCGATCAACAGGAGTCCACTCCGAATTACCTTTTATTTGTGGAGCACCCCCATGTTTACACCTTGGGAAAAAGCGGTAAACAAGAAAATTTACTTTTGGATGAGGCTGGGCTAGCAGAGCATGAGGCTTCCTACTACAAAATCAACCGAGGTGGAGACATTACCTATCACGGTCCGGGTCAACTGGTCGGCTATCCAATTTTGGATCTGGATAATTTCTTCACTGACATCCACAAGTATCTTCGACTGCTTGAAGAAGCCATTATTTTGACCTTGGCGGATTATGGAATAGAGGCAGGAAGAATCGACGGACTTACCGGGGTGTGGTTGGATCATGTAGCGCAAAAAAATCCACGGAAAATCTGCGCCATGGGCGTCAAGTCCAGCCGTTGGGTAACCATGCATGGCTTTGCGTTCAACCTAAATGCAAACGTCTCCTACTTTGGGCACATTATCCCATGCGGGATTGATGACAAAGCAGTGACTTCCTTGCACCTGGAATTAGGCAGACCTGTGGATGAAACCGAAGCCAAAAACAAAGTCAAAAAGCATCTCGCAGAGCTTTTTGAAATGAATCTGATCGAAGTAAAATAA
- a CDS encoding YraN family protein, translated as MAEHNESGRLAEQLAADWLIGKGYELVAQNYRHGHAEIDLIMKHRGILIFVEVKFRSGTGFGYAEEFVDATKRKLLIKAADHFIYEEDWKKDIRFDIVGVYKDRSGNFNFRQFEDAFY; from the coding sequence ATGGCAGAACACAATGAATCAGGAAGACTAGCCGAACAACTCGCTGCGGATTGGCTAATCGGCAAAGGATATGAGCTCGTTGCTCAAAACTACCGGCATGGACATGCTGAGATTGATTTGATAATGAAGCATCGAGGAATTTTGATTTTTGTGGAGGTCAAATTTCGCTCAGGCACGGGATTTGGCTATGCAGAGGAGTTTGTAGATGCCACCAAGCGGAAACTTCTGATCAAAGCAGCTGATCATTTTATTTATGAAGAGGATTGGAAAAAGGATATCCGTTTTGACATCGTTGGCGTATACAAGGATCGAAGTGGAAATTTCAATTTCAGGCAGTTTGAGGATGCTTTCTATTAA